The region ACCGGCTCTGTCACCTGTGGCGCCCGCCTGGTCGGTCCCCCGACCGTGCGACCCTTGAACTCTTGTGCCCGTGGGCTCcgggtcggcctcctgaactgcaccGCCACTGCCTCCCGCATGGACGGCCTCCTGATGGGAGATGGCACGGCCTGTTGGGTTGCCAACCCCCGGGTCGGCCGCCTGAACTCATCAACTATGGGCTGGTGTGTTGCCACCCTCTGGGCCGACCCCCTGAGCTATGTTTGGACTGTTGTCACGTGCTCCAGTGTTTTTtgttggctgttttttttctttcttgttctggtccctccgtcctggtcccccgccgcccgcccggGCTCGGTGGTCTGTTTCTTTTGGGTtagggctgtctggagccagcccttggtgggggggtggtgtcatggtcctgggtcgtgtgacccagtgtgttatgtttagcctattttgatgtttgtttgtttaggttcTTTAAGGTAGTCCAgccatttgtatttattaccCTTGCattaagtctcccttgcccttcgtgtgtttatgtctgtgtgtcttgtactgTCTAGTTCttgctgtcagttatgtcatCTCCCCTGTACTAAGTTTCCCTGGGTCATGAGTCCTGTCTGCGTGGTTGTGTTTAGTTCTTGTTATGTCTaatttccatgtttcctgttttactttgtaagtCTGTATTCattgtcagtgtattcagttgcaccctcctgtcctgtcgttaggttcatgtgtgtcagctgtgatcccatgtgtggccacttcccctgatcatccctcatgtgtatttagtctctgtgtttcatgtagtctgcgtcgcgtcgtctgtgtttccaccctCTATGTTTCCACGCCTGGTCTATTGTATTCTTAGTCATAGCTTTACCTTAGttattcccagtttaggtttccgtttaGCCACGCTATCCCTGCTGTATTTGTATACCTTgtcatcagccacaataaaggctcgcttttgtttaaagttcaCTCCCGCCTGCTCAcctgtgttcgcacctgggtccaccataCACACCACTGTCACAGCGGACCGTGACAAGAACAGGAAAGTGTTACTTTGCCTAGTGGTCTAGGGGTACCCTCGACATAACATGACGCACAACTCCTCACTCCTGCCACTCCCAGAAAAGGCTAGCAACACAGAACAGCTGAAGATGCTAAGCAGCAGTTTATCTGCTTTGGAGGTTAGCAGTGCCATGTCAACAAATAAAAGTATCCAGTGATCCCTACTGTTCTCTAAGCGacaataaaaggaaaacaaaaaacaattattGAACCAATGTTTCTAACCAATAACCAAAATGGATTTCAACACAAACACTCGTCTCACTCCTGCTACTGCTGCAGTGCTCAATATATGCAGTTTATAAGTATTTACATTTCTCTACAAAACACTCTTAACTAACAGCATATCAGAAACACAACTTAGCTCACAAAATTCCCTAATGGACTTCTGTTCAGGCTTCTCATACAACTACTTGGTGCTACTTGCAACTGCTTGGTTCTTTGTTCTTTGTAGACGCGACAAGGAGTGGACAGACGTGGCTGTCAGCTGGAGTTTAAGATGCTCAGGTCCATTCAATTATCCAATCCAGCCACAGGAACTTTTACAAACCAATCAGCAGctccaccaacacacacacacaccttcgaGGCAACAGATTATCTTAGGTCATAACAAAAGACATTTCGACATTTTAAGATCTTAACTTTTAAAGGAAAGCATTGCACACTGATTCATTACAGATGAAGAGAATTATTTACAACTTCTTTGTGCTTACGAACAGTTATTCGGTCTGGTCATCTCAATTACCTCTTcgttttttatatatttattatttatttattttatccacACAAAAAATGGATGTGAAACATTTCTTTTGAAAATGACATGAGATTGAAAAAGTCAGATATTGTGGAGTTGTGGTTTATAAAGCCCTCCCCTTTCTTCCGTGTTACAGGAAGTTGTTTTTCATGTTGTCTGTGTGTTGTGTAACTTCTCTTTCAGTCTCACTGATGGTAGCACAAAGCATTAAAATGCCTGAAGAAGAAGTGCTTTATTCTAATGTGAGGTTTATAAAAGCAAAGAGGGAGACCAATGGTGAGTCTGTATATTCATCTTTCTAATAAGTAATAAGATTTCtcagaaaaaaactcaaaatagcAGTTTCTTGtggttttcttgttttattttttaagtacaACCTTGTAgggaatttttaaaataaaatttatcaACAGACAAGAATTTCTAACTAACTAAGAGTCTGGTTTCATGTTTTGTGTTGTAGAAAGAGCTTCTCCAGTGGCTAATCCCACTTTCTCTCAAGTCAATATTTCAAGGACTCAGCCGTCCACGACAGATGTGTCTGGTAGGTACAGACGAGGTTTTATTTAACAGGAGGATGAACTTTGAACAGCACTCAGTATCGATCAGGAAGCAAACAGCCATCAGATAAatctattttgtattttttacttaaaaataaaaacatgttcttAAGTCACACAGAGCGCTGACTTTGGAAACAAAGAGAGtgaatcaatgaaaaaaaaaggggggggggggatgaatTAATTTGAATCTCTCCAAAAATCTTGCTGTATGTTACTGTATATAGCATTTTTACAGTTAATGTGTGCACCAAATAGATCAGTTAAATtccatttagttttatttatatggcagcATTTCACAAAAACAGCCCCAACAATCAATAAAGACTCTACAAGGAAGAACCCAGAAGAAGGGAGCAATTTGCCAATCGGCTTCAAACATTAAAAGTAGTactgaaaaaacagaaagttttttttaatctaaagtATAATAAGGTAATAGAAGGTAATAAATATCCTTATTAAGTTAAAGAGAAATTACATGGACAGAATTTTATTCAATGGACAGCGTTCccgtaaaaggaaaaaaagatgtgCATTTGTTCACTAACAAACTTACGGTGGTGTCGTAGACTGTCAGTGTTAAAATGATGGAAATAAAATTGATATGGATATTGTCTACATGTAACTataaacatacatatatatatgtatatatatgtataaagcATCGAGATATACTGGTGTCTAATTTTCATTTAAGTGGGTGCTGGTTTAGCTCACTGGAATGAGCTGCCAATCGTCTGCTCATCACAGGCCTTGCCACATGTCTtaccctctctctccctcccctttCCTGTCACTCTTCACTTCGCCTATTTTATAAAGCCAGAAAAAGGccagaaaaaaggaaactgagAAAGTATCTTTAAAGGAGTTTCATCTCACTTCAAGCAGTGAGTAAaggtaaaatataaatatacagGAGCTTTCAGGATCAAAATCACAAAGTGgatcataaaaatattaaaaacaaaatcaaacatttacTCAGAGGTTTTCTTGTGTTCTTTTAACATTTCTCAATAACTCTTAATCTGATGCTAAAGTAGGAGCAATTCTGGAAACCACAGGAAGTGAAGCGTTGTGTTTGAGGTTGTTTGGTTGAGGAGTTCTCAGCTAAAGCTATTTCATGTCTTCCTGGGTGGTACTTAGAGAACCAGtaaactgcagctcaatgaaAGTCCACATGAAGGACTACAGTCTTTATATCTAATATCGGCGACATAAAATTACCTGGgttattgtgttttattttctaaacTGCCAGCTGTAAGAAGCATCTTATTTGTGACTCTTCTGAGTCAGAAATTCTTGATCACACCTTGTATATTCTAAACTCACGTTGTTGTGACAGCAATCTGTACACGTTTATCTCTCATATCTGTGACATCTCTGTCTTTGCTAACTCTTCAGAGCTTCCTCAACGAGCAGAGCTGAGCGGACATTCGAAGCTACTCTCAGAGAGAGCGGTCCTGCTGGTTGTCATTGCTCTCCTGGCTGCTGCTGTCATTGCTCTGTGTGTTACCTGTGAGCGCTacaattttaattttctttcataATATTTACAAGGATAatgttctaaaaaaaaattaaatgagggCAAAGTGATAatctttctgtttaacatttctcAAGTGGATGTGTTTACTTGTTTTAACTTTTTAGGGCTCATGtcataaaatactttttttaatttaaggaaTTCAAACATCTACATGTCTTTTAGTTTGCTGTTGactgatttctttgtttttttttcttacacttTTTTAAATCAGCATTCAAGCAAGGACATCACAGAGAGggaagaaacaaacagaaaggtAAGCATGTGAAACTCCAAAGCTGCAATGCTGGATCGAAGGTGGATTTTTTCAGACATCTAAACTCTCATTTACAACGTTCACAACAGCTGATCTTACATGAATATCCAAACCCTGTTGTATAAGACTTTTGTTAATTTCTGTTCAGTATTTGAAAAACAGAGACATTCTTGATGAACAAgagattaatttaaaaaaaaattgtgctaAGATGCTATACAATACAGTATAGTCCACATGTCCACAGTCTCCTGAAATGAAAAgtaagttttgaattttgtcttTGACATATTTGTACCCTCTGATGATGATTAAATAAACATTGATGGACTGACAGAAAGAGGAAGTTAGAATATAAACGGAGGACAGAAGaagcctcctgctgctcccaAACCACACGAAGACGAGTTTAAATCAGACGGATGACAGTCCGATccccttttttccccaaaataGAACCAAAACCATGGAGCACGGTGCGGCCTACATGTTCACAATGTCCTAATGCAAAAAGTAAATTTTCAagtattttttacatttacatttttatattttctttttattacttttatccTCTGATGATGCTTAAAGAAACATTGACTGTTGGAGTGACAGAAAGAGGACAAAACATGAACAATGACGTTTTCCGCCAGACTGAAGTTGTTGTTGTAATCTCTTCAAAGATCAGACGGGTTGTAAATGTGAAGATGGCTGGGAGAAACATAAAGGAAAGTGCTATTATTTCTCCATCGCTAAAACCTTCTGGAACGAGAGCAGAGATGAATGTGGAGCTAAAAAAGGAGATCTGGTTAAGATAAACAGCAAGGAGGAGCAGGTATAACACACTGCTGCAGATTCATGTTCTCATGTATTTTATCACATCCTGCTGTTTCATCATCTCATAACAGAAACATCTCAGAATAATTTGAATACAAATTCTTTCAGGAATTCCTGGAGAGTAAAGTAAAAGGAACCAATAACTCTGATGATAAGTTCTGGATCGGACTGATATACTTAGCTAAAAACAACACATGGGTTTGGACGGACGGATCACCGCTGAACACAAGGTTCAATTATTGTGAAAATATTTGTATTCATTTCCAGAATGAAAGTCACCATTTTTTACTGAAcatcttctgttttgttttgttttaattcttaGTTTGACCTTTTGGAAAAACAAAGATCAAGACAGTAAGAATGGGACAAAAGGGGCAAATCCTGATGAGCAAAGCTGTTTAAGGCTGGAGGCAAAAGGTGGAGCTAAGCTTTTGTCCTGCAAAACACGTCATAGAAGTATTTGTGAGAAACAAACAGTGACTGAACATTGTAAATGTGCAACTGTCTAAAGTTCAGTCAGTCTATAAAAGAGTGTCAGTAAAAGATACAGACGTTGGAGTTGCGATTTGTTTACAAAGTTAATATCTAAACTGTATATCTCTTCTAGATTTGCttttagtaaaaaataaaatatacttgAATAAATCTGAATAACATATTTTggtgatttgtttttattaacagTATTGTTGTGGTGTACAGCGGCGttgctgctgtggaaatgaaaaATTTGCCTCATTTTTTCGTTAAgaaatttataaaaaaatacaaaaacttcAGTTTAATGGAAGAGTTTGGTTACCATTTATCCAAGTTTTATGctttataaatataatataactaactcatataatatatattagttGTACTGTATTTTTGAGTAATAAATACTTTCATCTTGTTGGTGTTATTCTCACACGTTTCCAGAACAGTTCATACGAAGATGATTTACTGTGTGGTTTCAGTGAACACTGTCATACTTTTCTCAGTAAACGATCCCTGCTCTAAATCTAAGCTAAATATACCAGATGTCTAAAAGATATCAGCTTATTGACCAACAACTTATATATATCCTAAAATGACAGAATGTTTCATTGATGTGAATTTAAGGAAAATTTAACTATTTAAGCACGAGGAACTCTCAGTCCTTTAAATTCATCAACACGAAGGTGAAGAAAAACAGAGCTCCAGTGAGACGTGAGGGTTGATCATCAAACAACCACTAGTCTGAACAAAACTTCCCAGAATAGAAGAAAAACATATATCCTGgagtaaaatatttttatctGCATAAAACTTAGTTGGCATGGTGGTGCAGtgtttagcactgttgcctcacatcAACAACATTCTGGGCTCAAACCTTCCTGGGCCTTTCACTGTGAAATTtgcattttctcttcctccacaaTCCTAAGACATGTACGAGGATTAGCCACTGATTCTATGAATTTGCTTTCtgtacaattttatttaatttttttttgtcagtgagACTAGGAAGTTTTATTTAAGTACCAGCAAACTTGAGGCCACTTTCAGTGTTTTAAGAATACTTGGTGAAATTTAAAGAAAGAATAGAATCAGTCAAGTGTTAATAATGAGGCGAAaagtgaactgaactgaatttcccggagtaacccacccgagggattaataaagttttatctaaaCTAAAAGCAGCAGTGAAGGGACTGACTTTTTCTCACGTCACATGATCAGATAACAAAATGTTTCCATTACACATTTGTGGTAAATGTTTCCAGACCATGAAACCCAGAGCAGATAAATGTTTACTATCAATGTAAAACTTGACACGTATACTATTCATGTATCACGCAGTATTGCTTTAGTAGCAAAAAATGTCAGCatttaaagttttgaaaatCAAATTCCCGATATCTTATAGCTAACTGCAGTTGTATCTTTTAGATGAGGGATGCAAAGCTTCACTTATCTTTTCTCTGTAAAGCCTCAAATTAACTTTCATTGATTAAATATTAGGGAAACCGACATTGACATGAATTTCATCTTTGAGTTCAAAATAAACTAATATTATTTCTAAGATGAGAGAAATGAATGCAATATAAAACATTACTTACAGGTTTGTATTCTTACATTATCATAATTAACATTAACAAAAAGAAACGCCGTGCTATTAGGTCAAGCTGTCCCAAGTGGTCGTGGCAGCCTCTCAGCAATTGACATTTATtaattctgtctttttttcgGTTCGATCCCAAACTTCTTCACCAAACATCAGCCCAGCTGTTCATCCCTGGAAGTATCTTCCATTTGTATGTAATGTCCGAGTTCCTGGTCGAACTGGTTTACAAAGATCCTCTTTTATCATGATGAATATCTACTGAGTAAATTTCAATTACTTTATTTTGGCTAAATTTACCACACTGCCTGTGCTACTAGCTTGCCAAAAATTTCTCCCAACTTTCCAAACTGTTGAATCCACTAAAACATAAACATGCGGCCAAATTTAAGCTAACACCTGAGTGTAAGATTACTTTTGAAGATCTCCAGACTCATCTGCTCTTTTCACCCATTCTAGGACACCTACAATTAGACCTTCCCTTTGTTTACACCTACACCTGTGATGTGGGCCTGGGATTCACATTCATtcagaaaataacaaaacaaaactggaagTAAAAAAGTCCTGATGACTTGAATATGTCAAACTATACTGTTCCAGATTAGCAGATTAGCAGCAAAGATTATCACCTTTAGAAGCAATAACCTCATTATTAGTAGTATATTAGCAGTAGTAGAAGCAGCAGTATGACCATCAGTCTCACTCCGCTCATTAATCTCTCACCACAGTACCACAAGCTGagcaggcacgtgcagagggggggggctagaggggc is a window of Maylandia zebra isolate NMK-2024a linkage group LG22, Mzebra_GT3a, whole genome shotgun sequence DNA encoding:
- the LOC101479050 gene encoding C-type lectin domain family 6 member A-like, which translates into the protein MVAQSIKMPEEEVLYSNVRFIKAKRETNERASPVANPTFSQVNISRTQPSTTDVSELPQRAELSGHSKLLSERAVLLVVIALLAAAVIALCVTSFKQGHHREGRNKQKDQTGCKCEDGWEKHKGKCYYFSIAKTFWNESRDECGAKKGDLVKINSKEEQEFLESKVKGTNNSDDKFWIGLIYLAKNNTWVWTDGSPLNTSLTFWKNKDQDSKNGTKGANPDEQSCLRLEAKGGAKLLSCKTRHRSICEKQTVTEHCKCATV